One window of the Flavobacteriales bacterium genome contains the following:
- a CDS encoding DTW domain-containing protein → MRPSSTCICEHISPFQTKTRFIILMHPKEYQKEKNGTGRMTKLQLENSEIIVGVDFTNNKRVNEILTKEESCSFLLYPGKDNFNLSVRESSEINSFMGSSPHIFLLDATWPCARKMLTKSKNLQKLKRVSFDNKIKSKFIIKQQPESLCLSTIESVYTVLNLLKEGEFEQCETKGFLIPFEKMIEYQLESILNPNNKNYRSATNREILTKDRYKKKSERNIILELES, encoded by the coding sequence ATGAGGCCTTCAAGCACGTGTATTTGTGAACACATTAGTCCTTTCCAGACCAAGACTCGTTTTATTATTCTTATGCACCCGAAGGAGTATCAAAAAGAAAAAAACGGAACGGGGCGTATGACTAAGCTTCAGCTTGAAAATTCGGAAATTATAGTTGGCGTTGATTTTACCAATAATAAACGTGTAAATGAAATACTGACTAAAGAAGAAAGTTGTTCTTTTTTACTTTATCCGGGAAAAGATAATTTCAACTTATCGGTAAGAGAAAGTTCAGAAATAAATTCATTTATGGGTAGCAGTCCGCACATCTTCCTTCTCGATGCCACGTGGCCCTGCGCCCGTAAAATGCTTACCAAAAGTAAGAACTTGCAAAAGCTAAAAAGAGTAAGTTTTGATAATAAGATCAAATCAAAATTTATAATAAAGCAGCAGCCCGAGTCTCTTTGTCTCAGTACTATTGAGTCGGTCTATACTGTCTTGAATTTACTTAAGGAAGGAGAGTTTGAACAATGCGAGACGAAGGGTTTCCTTATTCCATTTGAAAAAATGATTGAGTATCAGCTCGAAAGTATTCTAAACCCAAATAATAAAAACTATCGTTCAGCTACGAATAGAGAGATCCTTACTAAGGATAGGTATAAGAAAAAATCGGAAAGAAATATTATTCTTGAACTAGAGAGTTAG